Proteins from one Ipomoea triloba cultivar NCNSP0323 chromosome 1, ASM357664v1 genomic window:
- the LOC115997717 gene encoding uncharacterized protein LOC115997717: protein MVQQGKKIVRSVNQFAALQEEGAQLQDENESSLLVGEITLNREKVQNESMVGHNSQTIHTVVPGLNGKSTCVSFAYVRPNQRAKDVFGEDRRAYSSSFKDPWIMLGDFNDITGYSDQLWGTAKIASSTVDRFMESMNDYGLIDLSTSEPSFSWSLKLGDRVIIRRKLDRVLWNMEAQLLFSE, encoded by the exons ATGGTGCAACAAGGGAAAAAGATTGTGCGGTCGGTTAACCAGTTTGCTGCCCTTCAGGAGGAAGGTGCTCAACTCCAGGATGAAAATGAGTCCTCACTTTTGGTTGGAGAGATTACACTAAACAGAGAGAAAGTCCAGAATGAGTCAA TGGTGGGTCACAATTCCCAAACCATCCATACTGTGGTCCCCGGTTTAAATGGGAAGTCTACCTGTGTTTCTTTTGCGTATGTGAGGCCTAACCAGAGAGCCAAAGATGTTTTTGGGGAGGATCGCAGGGCGTACTCTAGCTCTTTCAAAGATCCATGGATTATGCTTGGGGACTTTAACGACATTACTGGGTATTCTGATCAATTATGGGGAACCGCGAAGATTGCCTCTAGCACGGTTGATAGATTTATGGAATCAATGAATGATTATGGCCTCATAGACCTTAGCACCTCTGAGCCAAGTTTCTCGTGGTCTTTGAAACTTGGAGACAGAGTTATCATAAGAAGGAAACTGGACAGGGTGCTTTGGAATATGGAAGCCCAACTCCTTTTCTCGGAATAG